One Methanobacterium alcaliphilum genomic region harbors:
- a CDS encoding 4Fe-4S dicluster domain-containing protein, giving the protein MIVVNKEDCIRCGACQGTCPTAAIEVTPANVIYCDICGGEPKCVATCPQDALKLEEMVLDEEGTTQGRIVFNPALCDECGDCVDVCPPQTLKLE; this is encoded by the coding sequence ATGATAGTAGTCAACAAAGAAGACTGCATCAGGTGTGGCGCTTGCCAAGGCACTTGCCCTACTGCAGCTATTGAAGTAACTCCTGCAAATGTGATTTACTGTGATATCTGTGGCGGCGAACCAAAATGTGTTGCAACTTGCCCTCAAGATGCATTAAAATTAGAGGAAATGGTCTTAGATGAAGAAGGCACTACTCAAGGTAGAATTGTCTTCAACCCTGCTCTATGTGATGAGTGTGGTGACTGTGTAGATGTGTGTCCCCCTCAGACTCTTAAATTGGAAGA